In a single window of the Diospyros lotus cultivar Yz01 chromosome 10, ASM1463336v1, whole genome shotgun sequence genome:
- the LOC127811650 gene encoding histone-lysine N-methyltransferase ASHH3 isoform X4, with the protein MPSMKKKGERSGIRNVFNELLKEIGNPVEFELPEWFNKWKPMPYTFIKRNIYLTKKIRRRLEDDGIFCSCSSLSGTAGVCGRDCHCGMLFFSRGLFLSFSRMLLSTCSSGCKCGGSCLNKAFQHRLPKKMKLVKTEKCGSGIVADEDIKQGEFVIEYVGEVIDDKTCEERLWKMKHRGETNFYLCEINRDMVIDATYKGNKSRYINHSCCPNTEMQKWIIDGETRIGIFATRDIKKGEHLTYDYQFVQFGADQDCYCGAVGCRRKLGVKPSKPKIPSSDAALKIVACQVAVSSPKVKAILFGKDVYRNGVLHIGSSRCYPTKRRGPRNCIGEVIRIVRPVDKR; encoded by the exons ATGCCTTCTATGAAGAAG AAGGGTGAACGCAGTGGCATCAGGAATGTATTCAACGAGTTGCTGAAAGAGATTGGAAATCCGGTTGAGTTTGAACTTCCAGAATGGTTTAATAAGTGGAAACCTATGCCCTACACCTTCATAAAGCGCA ACATCTATCTCACTAAGAAGATTAGGAGGCGTCTGGAGGATGATGGAATATTCTGTTCCTGCAGCTCATTGAGTGGAACTGCTGGTGTGTGTGGCAGGGATTGCCATTGTGG GATGCTATTTTTTTCACGTGGTTTATTCCTGTCTTTCTCCAGAATGCTACTATCAACCTGCTCCTCGGGCTGTAAATGTGGGGGTTCATGTCTCAATAAAGCATTCCAGCATAGGCTTCCCAAAAAGATGAAGCTAGTTAAG ACGGAGAAATGTGGATCAGGGATTGTGGCAGATGAAGATATTAAGCAAGGAGAGTTCGTAATAGAATATGTTGGAGAAG TTATCGATGACAAAACATGCGAGGAAAGGCTTTGGAAAATGAAACACCGTGGagaaacaaatttttatttgtgtgaAATTAATCGTGATATGGTGATTGATGCCACATACAAAGGAAACAAGTCAAGATATATTAATCATAGCTGTTGTCCAAACACTGAGATGCAAAAATG GATAATTGATGGCGAGACAAGGATTGGCATTTTTGCAACTCGGGACATAAAAAAGGGGGAGCATCTGACTTATGATTATCA GTTTGTTCAATTTGGTGCAGATCAAGATTGCTACTGTGGTGCAGTAGGCTGCAGGCGAAAGCTAGGTGTTAAGCCAAGTAAGCCTAAGATTCCTTCATCAGATGCTGCATTGAAAATTGTTGCATGTCAGGTGGCTGTCTCGTCTCCCAAAGTGAAAGCAATTCTTTTTGGGAAAGAT GTTTATCGCAATGGAGTTCTGCATATAG GAAGTTCGAGATGTTATCCGACAAAGAGGAGAGGACCACGAAATTGCATTGGTGAAGTTATTAGAATTGTGCGCCCTGTGGATAAGAG